Proteins encoded by one window of Candidatus Pelagibacter giovannonii:
- a CDS encoding chromosome segregation SMC family protein: protein MEFKKIQLNGFKSFAEKTNFLIEHGLTGIVGPNGCGKSNIVESLRWVMGETSAKSMRGSGMEDVIFNGTSNKSSKNIAEVSISVDNASHDGPMQYKDLDHVEVRRKIEKDKGSKFYINDKEVRARDAQMFFADLSTGAHSPSMISQGRIGALVTAKPTDRRAILEEAANISGLHVRRHEAELRLNAADTNLKRADELRRQQEKQLANLQKQAEEATKYKLISDEIKKIEAGLYYLRLLDIDNEIRIENEINNEAEGEVINFNQQISQFESLIKTETDKVSPLREKNIENLSKIQRLNLELQNLDEENVRTQDEIENIKKSLKTIEEDIDREKGIVIDANSNERRLKEEKAELIEIDSKYFETEKLSNEDLEKAKNLLKDEQKSVDEIINIFADGNINIAIGPIQNVKNTITRAKELINKNEINQAITLLDRCQIEIDSFLNNLEDEDSKKKLTNINEKNENIKLLQEKYADSFSKNQSIKKESVKRNERIKAIESEVESWKNLLSNSEKMVSELTERKNKLLSQLNERDQQPKAQAERKGQITEGLRISQNEKIENEKIIEETDKKINSLRLELNDVQERSIQIRERKASSGATVEGLKKRKEDLLERVSSELNLEENDILENSNLNGVVELPNSVDQEEALDEKKREREKLGSVNLRADEETSKYEIEIKKMEQDREDLVSAIIKLKESINELNQKGRERLLEAFEKVNRKFNEVYTKLFNGGNAKLELVDSDDPLEAGLEMLVSPPGKRLQSITLLSGGEQALTALSLIFAVFLTNPSPICVLDEVDAPLDDANVTRFCGLLDDLTKITDTKFIIVTHHALTMSKMNRLYGVTMPEKGISQLVAVDLQKAESMVA from the coding sequence ATGGAGTTTAAAAAAATCCAGTTAAATGGATTTAAATCATTTGCTGAAAAAACAAATTTTCTAATAGAGCACGGCTTAACTGGCATCGTTGGTCCAAACGGTTGTGGAAAATCTAATATCGTAGAATCCTTAAGATGGGTTATGGGTGAAACCTCAGCTAAGAGTATGCGTGGCTCAGGCATGGAAGATGTCATCTTTAATGGTACATCTAATAAGTCTTCTAAAAATATAGCAGAAGTTTCTATTAGTGTGGATAATGCAAGTCATGATGGCCCAATGCAATATAAAGATTTAGATCATGTAGAAGTTAGAAGAAAAATTGAAAAAGACAAAGGCTCAAAATTTTATATAAATGATAAAGAAGTTAGAGCTAGAGATGCTCAAATGTTTTTTGCAGATTTATCTACGGGTGCTCATTCACCATCAATGATTAGCCAGGGACGTATTGGAGCCTTAGTAACTGCTAAGCCTACAGACAGACGTGCAATTTTAGAGGAGGCAGCTAATATTTCAGGATTGCATGTTAGAAGGCATGAAGCTGAACTTAGATTAAATGCTGCAGATACAAACTTGAAAAGAGCTGATGAATTAAGAAGGCAACAAGAAAAACAATTGGCAAACCTTCAGAAACAAGCTGAAGAAGCAACAAAATACAAACTTATATCTGATGAAATAAAAAAAATTGAAGCAGGATTATATTATTTAAGATTATTAGACATTGATAATGAAATTAGAATAGAGAATGAAATCAACAATGAGGCTGAAGGAGAAGTGATTAACTTCAATCAACAGATTTCTCAATTTGAGAGTTTAATTAAAACTGAAACTGATAAAGTTTCTCCATTAAGAGAGAAAAATATAGAAAACTTATCCAAAATTCAAAGATTAAATTTAGAGCTACAAAATTTAGATGAAGAAAATGTTAGAACTCAAGATGAAATTGAAAATATTAAAAAATCCCTAAAAACTATCGAGGAAGATATAGACAGAGAAAAAGGGATTGTAATTGATGCCAATTCAAATGAAAGACGACTTAAAGAGGAGAAAGCTGAATTAATAGAAATAGATTCTAAATATTTTGAAACAGAAAAATTATCAAACGAAGATCTTGAAAAGGCAAAAAACCTATTAAAAGATGAGCAAAAATCTGTTGATGAAATTATTAACATTTTTGCTGATGGAAATATCAATATTGCTATTGGACCAATTCAAAATGTTAAAAATACAATTACCAGAGCAAAAGAATTGATCAATAAAAATGAGATTAATCAAGCGATTACTCTACTTGATCGATGTCAGATAGAAATAGATAGTTTTTTAAATAATCTTGAAGATGAGGATAGCAAGAAGAAGCTTACTAACATTAATGAAAAAAATGAAAACATTAAATTATTGCAAGAAAAATATGCTGATAGTTTTAGTAAAAATCAGTCAATAAAAAAAGAGTCTGTAAAAAGAAACGAAAGAATTAAAGCCATAGAGTCAGAAGTTGAAAGTTGGAAAAACTTACTCTCTAATTCTGAAAAAATGGTTTCTGAGCTAACTGAAAGAAAAAATAAATTACTATCACAGTTAAATGAGCGTGATCAACAACCCAAAGCCCAAGCAGAAAGAAAAGGACAAATTACTGAGGGTCTGAGAATTTCACAAAATGAAAAAATTGAGAATGAAAAAATAATCGAAGAAACAGATAAAAAGATAAACTCTTTAAGACTTGAGTTAAATGACGTTCAAGAAAGATCTATTCAAATAAGAGAAAGAAAAGCAAGCTCAGGAGCTACTGTTGAAGGTTTAAAAAAACGTAAAGAAGATCTGTTAGAAAGAGTTAGTTCTGAACTTAATCTTGAAGAAAATGATATTTTAGAAAATTCTAATTTAAATGGTGTTGTAGAGTTACCCAATTCCGTTGATCAAGAAGAAGCTCTTGATGAAAAAAAAAGAGAAAGAGAAAAATTGGGATCTGTCAACCTTAGAGCAGATGAAGAAACCAGCAAATATGAAATAGAAATTAAAAAAATGGAACAAGATAGAGAAGATCTTGTGTCTGCTATTATAAAATTAAAAGAAAGTATTAATGAATTAAATCAAAAAGGAAGAGAAAGATTATTAGAAGCCTTTGAAAAAGTTAATAGAAAATTTAATGAAGTTTATACAAAGCTATTTAATGGTGGAAATGCAAAACTAGAGTTAGTGGACTCTGATGATCCACTTGAAGCTGGTTTGGAAATGCTGGTAAGTCCTCCTGGTAAAAGGCTTCAGTCTATAACTTTACTATCTGGTGGAGAACAAGCTTTAACAGCCTTGTCTCTTATTTTTGCTGTGTTCCTTACCAACCCATCTCCAATCTGTGTGTTGGATGAAGTTGATGCTCCGCTAGATGATGCTAACGTAACAAGATTTTGTGGTCTTCTTGATGATTTAACTAAAATAACTGACACTAAATTTATTATCGTAACTCACCATGCTCTAACTATGTCAAAAATGAATAGACTTTATGGAGTTACAATGCCTGAAAAAGGTATTAGCCAACTTGTTGCTGTAGATTTACAAAAAGCAGAGAGCATGGTTGCGTAA
- a CDS encoding thioredoxin domain-containing protein — protein MKKLTSTLFIIFFIFFPKAFAADNEMVKRISEGEESAKITIIAYESLTCGHCANFHKDVYPELKKDFIDKGLVKIEFRHFPLDLAAFNASKIAQCNNDGSSNILNILYSGQKKWARGKTPKEATGYLKTFLASESVNVDFEKCLSDKAIEDYVLNDRIDGVKKFEVNATPTIIINDKKFDKALNYKNLKKYLEKLI, from the coding sequence ATGAAAAAATTGACGTCGACATTATTTATAATATTTTTTATCTTCTTCCCTAAAGCGTTTGCTGCAGATAATGAAATGGTCAAAAGAATTTCTGAAGGAGAAGAAAGTGCTAAAATAACAATAATTGCTTACGAGTCATTGACCTGTGGTCACTGTGCAAATTTTCATAAAGATGTATATCCTGAACTTAAAAAAGACTTTATTGATAAAGGATTAGTAAAAATTGAATTTAGACATTTTCCATTAGATTTAGCAGCTTTTAATGCATCAAAAATTGCTCAGTGTAATAATGATGGTAGTTCAAATATTTTGAATATTTTATACTCTGGGCAAAAAAAATGGGCTAGAGGAAAAACACCAAAAGAAGCAACAGGTTATTTAAAAACATTCCTAGCAAGTGAAAGTGTAAACGTAGATTTTGAAAAATGCTTGAGTGATAAAGCTATAGAAGATTACGTTTTAAATGATCGAATCGATGGGGTAAAAAAATTTGAAGTTAATGCTACTCCTACGATAATAATTAATGATAAAAAGTTTGATAAAGCCCTAAATTATAAGAATTTAAAAAAATATCTGGAAAAACTGATATAA
- a CDS encoding DUF721 domain-containing protein — protein sequence MQFKNNTKQRFKTIQGLRSFKDTLPKNIKKIIKKKGHIFSETLNNWKYIVGDDLFQICYPKSFKNSNRFGVSTLQIMVKRGHEIDLEYSKKIIMDKMNSFFGYAVVEKLKFISFDDTQTNFKKLDTNENHVTNIKYADRINSIKNDKIKKSLLELTKLFKQR from the coding sequence ATGCAATTTAAAAATAATACTAAGCAGAGGTTTAAAACTATTCAAGGCTTAAGGTCTTTTAAAGACACTTTGCCAAAAAACATTAAAAAAATTATCAAAAAAAAGGGTCATATATTTTCTGAAACACTTAATAACTGGAAGTACATAGTTGGAGATGATCTTTTTCAGATATGCTATCCCAAATCCTTTAAAAATTCGAATAGATTTGGAGTAAGCACTCTTCAAATAATGGTAAAGAGAGGACATGAAATTGATTTGGAGTATTCAAAAAAAATAATAATGGATAAAATGAATAGTTTTTTTGGTTATGCAGTTGTTGAGAAATTGAAATTCATAAGCTTTGATGACACTCAAACAAATTTCAAAAAATTAGATACTAATGAAAATCATGTGACAAATATTAAATATGCAGATAGGATAAATAGTATTAAGAATGATAAAATTAAAAAATCATTACTTGAATTAACAAAACTATTTAAACAACGATGA
- a CDS encoding A/G-specific adenine glycosylase: protein MTKFILTKKILYWYDNNKRSLPWRKKLSQVKREYYTLVSEFMLQQTQVATVIPYFNNFIKDIPDIKSLSKIKEHKLLKYWEGLGYYSRVKNLKKTAQILEKNFNRRLPGTIDQLKLLPGIGDYTSNAIMAIAFNKPFIPLDGNIERVIKRLLNLKLPKEVTKDNLVKSKKILGNSTRASDYAQALMELGSLICRPKNPLCHQCPLIKNCKSFKKKDFEIIKERKKKIDKFYLLEVYKKSNKFLLIKNTKFNFLKNLQIFPMKQISKPNNLAKTLNFKISNMNMNVIIKFSKLKGVISNSSWIDSSKLEDYTLPTFTKKIFNYLKNI, encoded by the coding sequence ATGACCAAATTCATACTAACAAAAAAAATTCTTTATTGGTACGATAATAATAAAAGATCACTCCCATGGAGAAAAAAGCTATCACAAGTTAAGCGAGAATATTACACGTTAGTAAGTGAATTTATGTTGCAGCAAACACAGGTTGCAACTGTAATTCCATATTTCAATAATTTTATAAAAGATATTCCAGATATTAAATCTCTATCAAAAATTAAAGAGCATAAGCTTTTAAAGTATTGGGAGGGCCTTGGTTATTATTCAAGAGTAAAAAACTTAAAAAAGACTGCACAAATATTAGAAAAAAATTTTAATAGAAGATTACCAGGCACGATTGACCAATTAAAATTATTACCTGGAATAGGTGACTACACTTCTAATGCAATAATGGCAATTGCCTTTAACAAGCCATTTATTCCCTTAGATGGAAATATTGAAAGAGTAATTAAAAGATTATTAAATTTAAAATTACCCAAAGAAGTTACAAAAGATAATCTTGTTAAGAGTAAAAAAATATTAGGTAATTCAACTAGAGCAAGTGATTATGCGCAAGCGCTAATGGAGCTAGGTTCATTGATTTGTCGACCTAAAAATCCATTATGTCACCAATGCCCTTTAATTAAAAATTGTAAGTCTTTTAAAAAAAAAGATTTTGAAATAATAAAAGAAAGAAAAAAGAAGATTGATAAATTTTATTTGTTAGAAGTTTACAAAAAGAGTAATAAATTTTTACTGATAAAAAATACTAAATTTAATTTTTTAAAGAATTTACAAATATTTCCCATGAAGCAAATATCCAAACCTAATAATTTAGCAAAAACTTTAAACTTCAAGATATCAAATATGAATATGAATGTAATAATCAAGTTTTCCAAGTTAAAGGGTGTAATTTCTAACTCTTCTTGGATTGATAGCTCTAAGCTTGAAGATTATACTTTGCCCACATTTACTAAAAAAATTTTTAATTATTTAAAAAATATTTAA
- a CDS encoding FAD-dependent monooxygenase — protein sequence MKNIAIIGAGISGLYIANLLIQNSNYQVTIYEKNGSVNLKKGYGIQLSVNSIKLLNQINFKKIRIEDKFHPNKLDFYSLKNNKKICDFDISMFNSADTKYTTLQRSTLINFLKDGLHENIIHYNKKVIKINEEAENKEVSFEDGSSIKCDYLIISDGTFSKTKSLIANKEIKPKYFNSIALRATIDQDALKGINPENISLFLGSNLHSVLYPINSKGQFNFISILRKKLSTKELSDYFLFENKDFTASIISEISKQVAPETIKNLKGIKCFPIFVSSEVFELKNKNTFIIGDAFFALPPTFAQGASQSIEVSHELYKNLENEKTQFNSERVKRVKMIDMKSKLNYFAFHLSNPLTIWIRNLIIQKLVKNKKFINSYLGKIYKD from the coding sequence ATGAAAAATATAGCAATAATAGGAGCGGGTATTTCAGGTCTGTATATTGCAAATCTTTTAATCCAAAACTCAAATTATCAAGTCACAATTTATGAGAAAAATGGTTCTGTTAATTTAAAAAAAGGATATGGAATTCAACTTTCAGTTAATAGCATCAAACTATTAAATCAAATAAATTTTAAAAAAATCAGGATAGAAGATAAATTTCACCCCAATAAACTAGACTTCTATTCTTTAAAAAATAATAAGAAAATATGTGATTTTGATATATCCATGTTTAACAGCGCTGATACAAAATATACTACCTTACAACGCTCTACTTTAATTAATTTCTTAAAAGATGGGCTTCATGAAAATATTATTCATTATAATAAAAAAGTTATAAAGATTAATGAAGAAGCTGAAAATAAAGAAGTTTCTTTTGAGGATGGTTCATCTATTAAATGTGATTACTTAATTATCTCCGATGGAACTTTTTCAAAAACAAAATCATTAATTGCCAATAAAGAAATTAAACCAAAGTACTTTAACTCTATTGCCTTAAGAGCAACAATAGACCAGGATGCCCTTAAGGGTATTAACCCAGAGAATATATCTTTATTTTTAGGATCTAATTTACACTCAGTTCTTTATCCAATTAATAGCAAAGGACAGTTTAATTTTATTAGCATTCTTAGAAAAAAGCTTAGTACTAAAGAGTTATCCGACTATTTTTTATTTGAGAACAAAGATTTTACTGCTTCTATTATATCCGAAATATCAAAGCAAGTAGCTCCTGAAACAATTAAAAATCTAAAAGGTATTAAATGCTTCCCTATATTTGTGAGTTCCGAGGTGTTTGAACTAAAAAATAAAAATACTTTTATTATTGGTGATGCTTTTTTTGCTTTACCTCCAACATTTGCGCAAGGTGCATCTCAATCAATAGAGGTTTCACATGAACTGTATAAAAATTTAGAAAATGAAAAGACTCAATTTAACTCTGAAAGAGTTAAAAGGGTAAAGATGATTGATATGAAATCAAAACTCAATTATTTTGCTTTTCATTTATCTAACCCGTTAACAATTTGGATTAGAAATTTAATAATACAAAAATTAGTAAAAAATAAAAAATTTATTAACAGCTATCTTGGTAAAATTTATAAAGACTAA
- a CDS encoding site-specific DNA-methyltransferase has product MENNYKNKIINGDSLEELKKIPSETFDLVFADPPYNLQLKNSLTRPDRSKVSAVNDKWDQFESFKKYDDFTVAWLSECRRILKKDGAIWVIGSYHNIFRVGTAIQNLGFWILNDVIWNKNNPMPNFRGTRFTNAHETLIWASKSEKSKYTFNYQSLKCLNDDLQMRSDWNLPICNGAERLKKNGKKVHSTQKPESLLHRVLLASSNKDDLILDPFLGSGTTATVAKKLGRKYYGIEKEKIYFKAAVERLKNTKPLEDNFLDTLKNNRSKPRIPFGSLVELGIIKPGTSIFDQKKKIVAKIMADGSIKHNQAEGSIHKVAATILGSESCNGWTYWHCTVNGVSVPIDNLRQRLISKN; this is encoded by the coding sequence ATGGAAAATAATTATAAAAATAAGATTATTAATGGTGACAGTCTTGAGGAATTAAAAAAAATTCCAAGCGAAACCTTTGATCTTGTTTTTGCTGATCCACCATACAATTTACAATTAAAAAATTCCCTTACAAGACCAGACAGAAGCAAAGTCAGTGCTGTTAATGATAAATGGGATCAGTTTGAAAGCTTTAAAAAATATGACGACTTTACAGTTGCTTGGCTTTCAGAATGTAGAAGAATATTAAAAAAAGATGGAGCCATCTGGGTCATAGGAAGTTATCATAATATTTTTAGAGTAGGAACTGCAATACAGAATTTAGGTTTTTGGATTTTAAACGATGTTATCTGGAATAAGAATAACCCGATGCCTAATTTTAGAGGAACAAGATTTACGAATGCTCATGAAACTTTAATTTGGGCTTCTAAAAGCGAAAAGTCAAAATATACTTTTAACTATCAATCTTTGAAATGTTTAAATGATGATCTTCAAATGAGATCTGATTGGAATTTACCTATTTGTAACGGAGCAGAGCGACTTAAAAAAAATGGGAAAAAAGTTCACTCTACTCAAAAACCAGAATCTTTATTACATAGAGTTTTATTAGCATCATCAAATAAGGACGATTTAATTTTAGATCCATTCTTAGGATCTGGAACAACTGCAACTGTTGCAAAAAAATTAGGTAGAAAGTATTATGGTATAGAAAAAGAGAAGATCTATTTTAAAGCAGCAGTAGAAAGGTTAAAGAATACAAAACCTTTGGAAGATAATTTCTTAGACACTCTAAAAAATAATAGATCCAAACCTAGAATACCTTTTGGATCTTTGGTAGAGCTTGGAATAATAAAGCCTGGAACAAGTATCTTTGATCAAAAAAAAAAGATAGTTGCAAAGATTATGGCAGATGGAAGCATCAAACATAATCAAGCTGAAGGATCGATTCATAAAGTTGCAGCAACAATACTTGGCTCTGAAAGCTGTAATGGATGGACTTATTGGCATTGCACAGTGAATGGTGTTTCTGTGCCAATTGATAATTTAAGACAAAGATTAATTTCTAAAAATTAG
- a CDS encoding ribonuclease HII, with product MKILAGVDEVGRGCLIGPVYAAAVILNNSIDKKLLKDSKTLTKDKREELEKYIKKNSIWAIGQASTKEIEKINILHASLLAMKRAILKLKTKPSLVLIDGNKLPDLKNYKLKYIIKGDQKIPSISAASIIAKVSRDKFITKLSKEFNNYGWDTNSGYGTKEHLKAIKQFGITKYHRKTFSPISDLI from the coding sequence ATGAAAATCTTAGCAGGTGTTGATGAAGTTGGTAGAGGATGCTTAATCGGACCCGTTTATGCAGCAGCTGTCATATTAAATAACTCTATTGATAAAAAATTATTAAAAGATTCAAAAACTTTAACAAAAGACAAAAGAGAAGAGCTTGAAAAATATATTAAAAAAAATTCTATATGGGCTATAGGTCAGGCGTCGACTAAAGAAATTGAAAAAATTAATATATTGCATGCAAGTTTACTTGCAATGAAAAGAGCTATTCTTAAGTTAAAAACAAAACCTTCACTTGTTTTAATTGATGGCAACAAACTGCCTGACCTAAAAAACTATAAATTAAAATATATAATTAAAGGAGATCAAAAAATTCCAAGCATTTCTGCTGCATCAATTATTGCAAAAGTCAGTAGAGATAAATTTATTACAAAACTTTCAAAAGAATTTAATAATTATGGATGGGATACAAACTCTGGTTATGGAACCAAAGAACATTTAAAAGCAATTAAGCAATTTGGTATTACCAAATATCACCGTAAAACATTTTCACCTATTAGTGATCTGATATAA
- a CDS encoding uracil-DNA glycosylase, with amino-acid sequence MSKKLINQKTNFDSEFLNSTGSDFIFDENPINRLKNTSNDLKKDLNIQKIDKVKELMDLKEQINSISDCNLKNNSKKMVLGDGNINSPIMIIGEAPGVEEDNSGLTFMGEVGDLLKKMLIAINIEKQNIYTTYAVNFRPPEDRKPNSTEIKRYSQFVQKHISIINPKIIILMGSTAMESLTGLNSKISIERGKWKEVIVKNTNYNVIITFNPSYLLRAPENKKYSWDDLKKIKQRIFELKLSI; translated from the coding sequence ATGTCTAAAAAATTAATAAATCAAAAAACGAATTTTGACTCTGAGTTTTTAAACTCTACTGGATCTGACTTTATTTTTGATGAAAACCCAATCAATAGACTAAAAAATACTAGTAATGATTTAAAAAAAGATCTGAATATTCAAAAAATAGATAAAGTTAAAGAGCTTATGGATCTTAAAGAACAAATAAACTCAATTAGCGATTGTAATTTAAAGAATAATTCAAAAAAGATGGTTTTAGGAGATGGAAATATTAATAGCCCAATAATGATAATCGGTGAGGCCCCAGGTGTTGAAGAAGATAACTCCGGATTAACTTTTATGGGTGAGGTAGGAGATCTTTTAAAAAAAATGCTAATTGCAATAAATATTGAAAAACAAAATATTTATACAACATATGCTGTAAACTTTAGGCCCCCTGAAGATCGAAAGCCAAACTCTACAGAAATTAAAAGATATTCTCAATTTGTACAAAAACATATTTCAATAATAAATCCTAAAATAATAATTCTTATGGGTAGTACTGCTATGGAATCTTTAACAGGTTTAAATAGTAAAATTTCCATTGAGAGAGGAAAATGGAAAGAAGTAATTGTCAAGAATACAAACTACAATGTTATCATAACATTTAACCCCTCTTATCTTTTAAGAGCTCCTGAAAACAAAAAATATTCATGGGATGACTTAAAAAAAATTAAGCAAAGAATCTTTGAACTAAAACTATCCATTTAA
- a CDS encoding tetratricopeptide repeat protein translates to MSNYFSGIVAYENLDNTEALKFFNSSKILIKQHDAYLERYVFSLVLDGKVKKAINQVKQNSTKNNSDFFQANLLLAVDSLKKKNFKKSKVYIDRSYEFINNDRLSLIIAETFKQYLSVFEEKKLMKQKNTFGNFSFINEVFQRCYLNDKDTERYFNTLINSQNDADYSRYTFFLISYLIENDNYDKAKKITNNFDYLNSSVLISQGKKWIEDKNLGNFQDIFLCTNANDIVSELFFLIANLYSSQNDYEKSNFYLNIANYLNPKFIFNLSLLAENYYLNDDYSNTLKTLKVFDKKHEFYYWFKLKKESQIILKKSDQETSLNFINEKFKEIKNPNKKFLFDIANTHKNAKRYIEAISFYDQILLKMDVNSDLYAEILYRRGGSYERSGDYIKADKDLLKSLEANPDDAYVLNYLAYSWLEREHKIETALKMLEKAYAARSNDPYIIDSIGWAYYLVEEYEKAENFLKRAVELMPQDPIVNDHYGDILWQLDRKIQARYFWQAVLNLDETEDTMKETIKNKLIEGLKNS, encoded by the coding sequence TTGTCTAATTATTTTTCAGGAATTGTAGCTTATGAAAATCTAGATAATACGGAAGCTTTAAAATTTTTTAATTCATCAAAAATATTAATAAAACAGCATGATGCCTATCTTGAGAGGTATGTTTTTTCTTTAGTGCTTGATGGTAAAGTTAAGAAAGCAATTAATCAAGTTAAACAGAACTCAACAAAAAACAACTCTGACTTTTTTCAGGCTAACCTGTTACTGGCAGTTGATAGTTTAAAGAAAAAAAACTTTAAAAAAAGTAAAGTTTATATCGATAGATCATATGAATTTATTAACAACGATAGGCTTTCTCTAATCATTGCAGAAACCTTCAAACAATATTTATCAGTTTTTGAAGAAAAAAAATTAATGAAGCAAAAAAATACGTTTGGAAATTTTTCATTTATTAACGAAGTTTTTCAACGATGTTATTTGAATGATAAAGATACTGAGAGGTATTTTAATACATTAATTAATTCACAAAACGATGCTGATTATTCAAGATATACATTTTTTTTGATCAGTTATTTAATCGAGAATGACAATTATGATAAGGCAAAAAAAATTACTAATAATTTTGATTATTTAAATTCATCAGTATTAATTTCTCAAGGTAAAAAATGGATAGAGGATAAAAACTTAGGTAATTTTCAAGATATTTTCTTATGCACTAATGCGAATGATATCGTTAGTGAGCTTTTTTTTCTAATAGCAAATCTCTATTCATCTCAAAATGATTATGAGAAATCAAATTTTTACTTAAACATAGCAAACTATTTAAATCCTAAATTTATTTTCAATTTGTCTCTATTAGCTGAAAATTATTATTTGAATGATGATTATTCCAATACATTAAAAACTCTCAAAGTATTTGATAAAAAGCATGAATTTTATTATTGGTTTAAGTTAAAAAAAGAGTCTCAAATTATTTTAAAAAAGTCTGATCAAGAAACATCTCTAAATTTTATCAATGAAAAATTTAAAGAAATTAAAAACCCAAATAAAAAATTTTTATTTGATATCGCAAATACGCATAAAAATGCAAAAAGATATATTGAAGCGATAAGTTTTTACGATCAAATACTTTTAAAAATGGACGTTAATTCAGACTTATACGCTGAAATATTATATAGGCGTGGAGGAAGTTATGAAAGATCTGGAGATTATATAAAAGCAGATAAAGATTTATTAAAATCTCTAGAAGCCAACCCAGATGATGCTTATGTTTTAAATTATTTAGCTTATTCATGGCTGGAAAGAGAACATAAAATTGAAACAGCTCTTAAGATGCTTGAAAAAGCTTATGCAGCCAGAAGCAACGATCCATATATTATTGATTCAATTGGTTGGGCATATTACTTGGTTGAAGAATATGAGAAGGCAGAAAATTTTCTTAAAAGAGCGGTTGAATTAATGCCTCAGGATCCAATAGTTAACGATCATTATGGTGATATTCTTTGGCAGTTGGATAGAAAAATTCAAGCAAGATATTTTTGGCAAGCTGTTTTAAATTTAGATGAAACAGAAGATACCATGAAAGAAACTATTAAAAATAAATTAATAGAGGGATTAAAAAATTCCTAA
- a CDS encoding 4-(cytidine 5'-diphospho)-2-C-methyl-D-erythritol kinase yields MNSFKIKSYAKINLALNVTGKKSKLHNIESLISFIDLHDSITLRESKIKQHKINFFGKFSKNISKINTISKLLKILDNKNLLNNKKYEIKVIKNIPQKAGMGGGSMNAASLLNFFIEKKIIKLKKSEIRKISNEIGSDVILGIKPSFAILLSNGDIKKYKNKIKFYILVAKPNFGCSTKYIYSKVNSFSKPQFNPPKQKLFEAKYLKNLDNHLEKVALNKYPELKIIKSYLSGLHDTLFARMSGSGSSIVAYFHSKKACKKACSQYKRKFNSHWCIESKTI; encoded by the coding sequence ATGAATAGTTTTAAGATAAAGTCTTATGCAAAGATAAATTTAGCTCTGAACGTTACTGGAAAAAAATCAAAGCTTCATAATATTGAAAGTTTAATTTCTTTTATTGATTTACATGATTCAATCACACTAAGAGAAAGCAAAATAAAACAGCATAAAATAAATTTTTTTGGAAAGTTTTCTAAAAATATTAGTAAAATTAATACCATTTCAAAATTGCTAAAAATTTTAGATAATAAAAACCTTTTAAATAATAAAAAATATGAAATTAAAGTTATAAAAAATATACCCCAAAAAGCAGGAATGGGAGGTGGATCCATGAATGCTGCCAGTCTATTAAATTTTTTTATTGAAAAAAAAATAATTAAATTAAAAAAAAGTGAGATAAGAAAAATAAGTAATGAAATAGGATCAGATGTTATCTTAGGTATAAAGCCATCATTTGCTATTCTTTTATCTAATGGAGATATTAAAAAATATAAAAATAAAATTAAATTTTATATATTAGTTGCGAAACCTAACTTTGGATGTTCTACAAAATATATTTATTCTAAAGTTAATTCATTCTCCAAACCACAATTCAATCCTCCTAAACAGAAACTATTTGAAGCAAAATATTTAAAAAATTTAGACAATCATCTTGAAAAGGTTGCCTTAAATAAATATCCGGAACTTAAAATAATTAAATCTTACCTCAGCGGTTTACATGATACTCTATTTGCTAGAATGTCTGGATCAGGATCCTCAATAGTGGCTTATTTTCATTCCAAAAAGGCCTGCAAAAAAGCCTGCAGTCAATATAAACGAAAATTTAATAGCCACTGGTGTATTGAATCAAAAACTATATAA